GAAAATCCGAGTGAAGATGAAGTCGTACAAATAGGATAGTTCAGCGTACAGCTTGCTCTCATGGGCCTGCGCACTCTCGAAGGACCGCATCCGCTACCCCTCAGTCGTCACGTGGTTGTGATTCGGCCGGTCATGCGGCCGTATTGCCGCGCAACTCGCTCTTGAAAGCAGCGACGTCGCGCTTCCGAAACCGCCACTGGCGCCCCTTTTTGAATGCGGGCAAGATACTTTTTCGAGCAAATTCGTTAACCGTATCCGGACTCAAATCGAGGATGCGGGCCACTTCCTTACTGGTCAAGATCGCATCGTCTTTTTCCATGGTCTGAACCCCCGGGGGCTAACGTGAAATGCTTCCCAACAGGATGACCCGTCCCGGCTAACACGGGGGTATCCAGCAGTCAAGCAAGGGCGTTTCCGTTTAGGTCCTCCGGGAGAATCAAACGACAAATTCAGTACTTAAGGTCGCGCCTCGGTCCGAAACTCGAGCGGGCCAGCGGCAAGTTTTGCGAGGCAGGTGCAGGCAAGCCTACGACGGTGCGGGTAAGGAGTGCTAGTGACGCGTGGGGCGAATCCCAACGAGTCGGAGTTGCAACGGACCGGCCGTGGAGCCCCCGCCCAGGTCGCAGGTGAACAGCACGTCATAGGCTGTATCCGAGGGTGGCGGTGGTTCGTGTCCCCATTGAAACCATCGAGCGGGAAATGCCCGGCCATTTTGCTCGATGAACAGGCTTAAGTGGCCCGTGCCAAACGGGCGCGAGGAGCGAAGACGCACGTTACGCGCGAAAAACACGGGTTCAGGGTTGGCGGGACCAAACGGTTCCAGAGCACAAAGAGCTTCGGTCACGCTGCCCGGATCGAACTCGGAAAGGTTCACTTCGGCATCAGCGTAAATCGGGAGCACGCGTGACTGAGGAAGCTGCGCCTGGACCGCCTCGTCGAAGTTCGATGCGAAGTCGGAGATCTTTTCCGCGGCGATCGTAAAGCCCGCTGCCATGGGATGGCCTCCAAAGCCAAGAAGATGCGACGCGCAATCCGCTAAGGCGCGGTAACAGTTCACACCAGCGATACCCCGGACCGAACCGCGGCCGACTTCCGATTCCGGGTCGATCGCGATCAACGCCGCAGGCCGTTTGAAGCGTTGCACCAGCCGTGCCGCGACAATCCCGACCACGCCTGGATGCCAAGTCGAGCTTGCGAGCACGATCGCGGCGCGCTCGCTGCAGCGAGGATCGTTGCGACATAGGGCCAAAGCTTCCTGAAGCGTTGCAGACTCAAGGGCTTGCCGCTCGCGGTTCGTTGCGTCTAAGCACTTGGCTAATTCGATCGCCCGGTCCGCGTCTTCGGTTGTCAACAAGTTGAACGAAACGAGGGCCGAGGTGAGTCGGCCGGAGGAGTTCAAGCGGGGGGCCAAGCGAAAGGAAACGGCTGCACTGTTGACGTGCTCGATTCTAGCGATCGACTTGAGCGCTGCGATACCAACGCGATGCCCGCGGGCGAGAGCATCTAATCCGTGCCGTACCAGGACGCGGTTCTCTTGCTCCAGCGGCATGATGTCGGCAATCGTGCCCAATGTGACCAAATCGAGTAGCTCCCGAAGGCTTGGCGGTGCGGCTTTGCCGTCCTCGCGCAGCCGGCCTCGAACGCCCCAGGCTAGGTAAAAAGCGATCCCGGCGCCGCAGAGACCCGCAAAGGGAAAGCCGCAATCCGGAGCCGCAGGATTAAGGGTGGCAAAGGCGGGCAACGGGCGAGGGGGGACTTGATGGTGGTCGCAAACGATTGTCTCCATCTTCAGCGACTGGGCAAACCGAATCTCTTCTTCGTTTGCCGCGCCACAATCGACGGTGATCAGGAGACTCGCACCGCGAGCGTGGAGGGCCCGGATCGCTTCTGAGTTAAGACCGTAGCCCTCGCGTAGTCGATCAGGGACGTGCACGATGGGATCGAGGCCGAGATCGCGGAAGAAGCAATAGAGAACGGCGGTGCCACTTACGCCGTCGAGGTCGTAATCTCCGTACAGTGCGACGGTTTCCTTGCGAGCGATGGCCCGCCGCACGCGCTCGACCGCCTTGTCCATGTCGCGGAACAAGAACGGTGAGCGTAAGCCGTCGCGTAGCCGCGGATTCAAGAACGCTCCAGCCGCTTCGACGGTGGTATAGCCCCGCTGGACCAGTAGGCGCGATAAAAGCGGCGAGACACCAAGTTCCTTTTGCAAAAGGGTCTCAAGAGCTGGCTCCCCACGACGCAAAAACCACCGCTCCGTCATGTTGAGCGCAGATTACCCCTCGCTATCGCGTGGCGGCAAACCCCGGCCTTTGCAGATAGAGAACGATCGGACTCGAAATAAAAATGGAAGAATACGTCCCGATTGTGAATCCGACGAGGAGCGTAAACGCAAAGCCGTTAATCACCTTACCGCCGAGGAAGAACAGGGCGAGGAGCACGAGGAGAGCTGTTCCGGTCGTCAAGATCGTGCGACTGAGTGTCTCGTTGATGCTGCGGTTGATGATCTTATCCAGCGGGTCTCGCCGGTTTTTGCGTAGGTTCTCGCGAATTCGGTCAGACACGATAACGGTATCGTTTACGGAGAATCCAACAACAGTGAGCAACGCGGCGACGATCGTGAGATCGAACTCATAGTTTGCCAAGGACAGCGCCCCGACAGTGATCAGCACGTCGTGAAGCAGCGCCACTGCTGCGCCAATGCCGAAGCGGAGCTCAAAGCGGATCCAGATGTAAATGCCCATCATAATGGTGGCCGCGATGACGGCAAAGATCGCGCGCCACCGTAACTCGCTTCCCACGCGTGGCCCGACTGTTTCGATGCGTTGGATTTCCCACGCGTCTCCGCCGAATCGCGACTCGAGTGCGGAGGTAATCTGCGCGCTGAAATCGCTCAGATGTTCGCCTTTGACGGGCACCCGAATCAGGAACTCCGACCCACCTGCTCCGTTACGGCTGAAATCTTGAATCGAGGCGTCTCCTAGCTCTAAACTCGCAATCGCCTTTCTGACCTCGTCCGTTTTCGTAGCTTCCTTGAAGCGAACCTGAACGAGGGTTCCTCCGGCGAAGTCGATTCCGTAGTTCGGCCCTCCGTGAGCAATGAGGGAGACGATCCCGATGAGGATTAGCGCCCACGAGAAAAATAGCGCGCGCTTGAAGTTCCCCACGAAATTGAAGTTGGTACCAGGCTTGATGAGTTCCACAGGACACCCCTCCTCAAATACTCACCCGTTCGAGGCGCCGGTAGGTTAGCAACCAGTCGTAGACGATGCGCGTACCGACAACCGCGGTAAAAACCGAGGTAACGATGCCGAGGCACAGCGTGACCGCAAACCCCTTGATGGGCCCCGCCCCGAACTGGAACAAAATCAAGCCAGACAGAAAAGTGGTGATATTCGAATCGAGGATGGCCGGTAGGGCACGCTCGTAACCCGCTTCGATCGCGGCCCGGGCTGTTCTTCCTAGGCGAAGTTCTTCGCGGATTCGCTCGTTAATGAGCACGTTGGCGTCGACCGCCATACCCAAGGTCAGCACGATGCCTGCAATGCCGGGCAAGGTGAGGGTCGCTTGTAAGGCGGAGAGGGCGGCCAGGAGAAGCACCACGTTCAGCACGAGTGCGAGATCTGCCAGCAAGCCCGCGAAGCGGTAGTAGATGATCATGAAGGCGACAACCAGGGAGCCGCCAACGATGAAAGACACGACCCCTTGCCGAATCGAATCTCGGCCTAATGTCGGCCCCACAGTTCGCTCTTCGGCAATGTGCACGGGTGCTGGGAGCGCGCCCGCGCGCAGCACGATCGCTAAATCGCGTGCCTCTTTGATGTCGAAATTTCCCGTAATGGATGCTCGCCCGCCGGGAATCCGTTCTTGGATGACCGGAGCAGAATAAACGGTGTTATCTAGAATGATGGCAAGCCGGCGCTTGACGTTGGCTGCTGTGACTTCCTCGAACTGCTTCGCTCCGCGCGGCGTTAGCTCCAAAGCAACGTAAGGACCTTCGAGTTGCGAGCCGGGACGCACCTGTGCATCAGCGATCGCATCGCCGGTCAGCAGCACCTTGGACTCGACCAGGTATTTGGTTTTTTCCACCCTGCGGCCGATCCGTTCGCCTCCATACCCGGGCAAAATCTCTAAACCGGGCGGGAGAGGCTTTTGGCCACTGAGGTATGCTTCCGCGTCGGGTACCTCTGCGAGTAGCTTGAATTCGAGCACCGCAGTGCGTCCAATGAGTGCCTTCGCCCGTTGCGGGTCTTGGATTCCAGGGAGCTGGACTACGATCTCTTGCGAGCCCTGGCGCTGGATAATCGGCTCGGCAACTCCGAATTGATCGATTCGGTTGCGAATTGTCTCCAGCGCCTGTTCCACCGTGAACTCCCGCAGGCGGCGTTCTTCGCTTACGGTTAGGCGGAGAGAGAAGATCGCTATCCCGTCTTCGGTTCGCGAGTCGGCAATGGTGAGGTCTGGGAAGTTCTCGCGCAATAAAGATTCGAAGGCACTGCGGTCCGCTCCGGATGGGAGCCTCACCACGATCGTTTTATCTTTTCTTTGGATCTCGTCAGTGGCAAGTTGTTTTTCTTGCGTTTGGCGCCGTAGCTCATCGGCTGTTCGCTCTAAGGTATTTTCAACGGCTTTGTCGACGTCCACGGTTAGAACTAGGTGAGTGCCGCCTTGCAGATCGAGGCCCAGCCGAATCTTGTTCGTCGGCAGAAATCGTTTCCACCAATCGGGTAGATTCTCGGTAAACGAGGGGAGCAGGTAAACGGTGGCGGCTGCGAGCAAAAGGATGACACCAACGATGCGATACCAGAGACTCGCTTTCACTTCTGACCGTCCTTTTCTTTCCCTTTATCTTTGGCCTTTTCTGGAGTGTTGGCGCGCACAAGTCCAGCGACGTAAGAGCGCTCCACGCGTACCCGTACGTTAGGTGCGACTTCCAGGGTTAGGACCCGGTCGCTGACTTGTACAATACGGCCAATGAGCCCGCCGTTCGTGACCACTTCGTCGTTGACCTTAAGGGAGGCCAGCATCTTCTGATGCTCGCGTTGCTTTTGTTGTTGGGGCCGAATGAGCAAGAAGTAGAAAACGATGAAGATCAGCAGCAGCGGAAATAGGCTGGCAAGCAGCGAGGGCCCCGCAGGAGCCCCACTTTGAGCCCAGGCGATCCCATTCACGGCTCGTACTCCTGCTCAAGCCGCGGGATGGTGGCCGCGGCCCAGGAAACGAAGCTTTGGTTTGTAATGGCGGTCTGCATGTCGCGCATCAACCTTTGGTAGAAGTAAAGATTATGGGTGGTTGCCAGCGTCGCGGCCAAGATCTCTTTGGAA
The sequence above is a segment of the Candidatus Binatia bacterium genome. Coding sequences within it:
- a CDS encoding helix-turn-helix domain-containing protein — encoded protein: MEKDDAILTSKEVARILDLSPDTVNEFARKSILPAFKKGRQWRFRKRDVAAFKSELRGNTAA
- the recJ gene encoding single-stranded-DNA-specific exonuclease RecJ, coding for MTERWFLRRGEPALETLLQKELGVSPLLSRLLVQRGYTTVEAAGAFLNPRLRDGLRSPFLFRDMDKAVERVRRAIARKETVALYGDYDLDGVSGTAVLYCFFRDLGLDPIVHVPDRLREGYGLNSEAIRALHARGASLLITVDCGAANEEEIRFAQSLKMETIVCDHHQVPPRPLPAFATLNPAAPDCGFPFAGLCGAGIAFYLAWGVRGRLREDGKAAPPSLRELLDLVTLGTIADIMPLEQENRVLVRHGLDALARGHRVGIAALKSIARIEHVNSAAVSFRLAPRLNSSGRLTSALVSFNLLTTEDADRAIELAKCLDATNRERQALESATLQEALALCRNDPRCSERAAIVLASSTWHPGVVGIVAARLVQRFKRPAALIAIDPESEVGRGSVRGIAGVNCYRALADCASHLLGFGGHPMAAGFTIAAEKISDFASNFDEAVQAQLPQSRVLPIYADAEVNLSEFDPGSVTEALCALEPFGPANPEPVFFARNVRLRSSRPFGTGHLSLFIEQNGRAFPARWFQWGHEPPPPSDTAYDVLFTCDLGGGSTAGPLQLRLVGIRPTRH
- the secF gene encoding protein translocase subunit SecF; the encoded protein is MELIKPGTNFNFVGNFKRALFFSWALILIGIVSLIAHGGPNYGIDFAGGTLVQVRFKEATKTDEVRKAIASLELGDASIQDFSRNGAGGSEFLIRVPVKGEHLSDFSAQITSALESRFGGDAWEIQRIETVGPRVGSELRWRAIFAVIAATIMMGIYIWIRFELRFGIGAAVALLHDVLITVGALSLANYEFDLTIVAALLTVVGFSVNDTVIVSDRIRENLRKNRRDPLDKIINRSINETLSRTILTTGTALLVLLALFFLGGKVINGFAFTLLVGFTIGTYSSIFISSPIVLYLQRPGFAATR
- the secD gene encoding protein translocase subunit SecD; this translates as MKASLWYRIVGVILLLAAATVYLLPSFTENLPDWWKRFLPTNKIRLGLDLQGGTHLVLTVDVDKAVENTLERTADELRRQTQEKQLATDEIQRKDKTIVVRLPSGADRSAFESLLRENFPDLTIADSRTEDGIAIFSLRLTVSEERRLREFTVEQALETIRNRIDQFGVAEPIIQRQGSQEIVVQLPGIQDPQRAKALIGRTAVLEFKLLAEVPDAEAYLSGQKPLPPGLEILPGYGGERIGRRVEKTKYLVESKVLLTGDAIADAQVRPGSQLEGPYVALELTPRGAKQFEEVTAANVKRRLAIILDNTVYSAPVIQERIPGGRASITGNFDIKEARDLAIVLRAGALPAPVHIAEERTVGPTLGRDSIRQGVVSFIVGGSLVVAFMIIYYRFAGLLADLALVLNVVLLLAALSALQATLTLPGIAGIVLTLGMAVDANVLINERIREELRLGRTARAAIEAGYERALPAILDSNITTFLSGLILFQFGAGPIKGFAVTLCLGIVTSVFTAVVGTRIVYDWLLTYRRLERVSI
- the yajC gene encoding preprotein translocase subunit YajC produces the protein MNGIAWAQSGAPAGPSLLASLFPLLLIFIVFYFLLIRPQQQKQREHQKMLASLKVNDEVVTNGGLIGRIVQVSDRVLTLEVAPNVRVRVERSYVAGLVRANTPEKAKDKGKEKDGQK